From Leptospira weilii:
GAGGAGACATCCCACTAAGCAGTCATTTCCTTGTCAAAGTTGAACACATTCTCGGATACAGTAGAGATTGGCTAGAATTCGGGAAAGGCAATCCGAAAGTTGAGGACTCTAAACCTCTATCCGAAATTGAATCTCATCTTTCCATTTTAAACAAGCTCAAAGCTTATGACCTCATCCCCATTTTAGAAATCCTTCCCCACAATCCAGTCGCAGAAGACAAAAGAGTCCTTTTGGATCTTTTAAATCTTTTTGCTCAAAAATTTAGGTAGGCAAATCTTATCTGCCCTTCCCT
This genomic window contains:
- a CDS encoding helix-turn-helix domain-containing protein — protein: MKQKKVKNITQKFLLMEEELDKTPKEIAEILEVDLSTYYKSKRGDIPLSSHFLVKVEHILGYSRDWLEFGKGNPKVEDSKPLSEIESHLSILNKLKAYDLIPILEILPHNPVAEDKRVLLDLLNLFAQKFR